From the Desulfarculaceae bacterium genome, one window contains:
- a CDS encoding Gfo/Idh/MocA family oxidoreductase: protein MSAPIKVAVVGVGYLGRFHAEKFARLSQAELVGVVDADQERAESVARNVGCAAYSDYQELLGRVDAVSVVTPTVYHYEVAKAFLSAGADVMCEKPMTTTLDEADELISLADKNGRILQVGHLERFNPAVEGMFARAGRPMFIEVNRIAPFKARATDVDVTLDLMIHDLDIILAVVDEEPVEVRAKGVPVLGPHADLVNARLEFPGGCVANLTASRLALKDERKMRLFQPDAYLALDFAKRKLLVVSGVEYRPGKIPKVKAERPRFPKSDPLEKELSAFLDSVANRSEPRVDGRAGRRALACAMSVRACVEQGLCQYQDILAASPKWVEALSTEED, encoded by the coding sequence ATGAGCGCCCCCATCAAAGTAGCCGTGGTGGGAGTGGGCTATCTGGGCCGCTTCCATGCCGAGAAATTCGCCCGCCTGAGCCAGGCCGAGCTGGTGGGGGTGGTTGACGCCGATCAGGAGCGCGCCGAGTCCGTGGCCCGCAACGTGGGCTGCGCGGCCTACTCCGACTACCAGGAGCTTTTGGGCCGGGTGGACGCGGTGAGCGTGGTGACACCCACGGTGTATCACTACGAGGTGGCCAAGGCCTTCCTGAGCGCCGGGGCGGACGTCATGTGCGAAAAGCCCATGACCACCACCCTGGACGAGGCCGACGAACTGATCTCCCTGGCGGACAAGAACGGCCGCATCTTGCAGGTGGGCCATTTGGAGCGCTTCAACCCGGCGGTGGAGGGCATGTTCGCCCGCGCCGGACGCCCCATGTTCATCGAGGTCAACCGCATCGCGCCCTTCAAGGCCCGGGCCACGGACGTGGACGTCACCCTGGACTTGATGATCCACGACCTGGACATCATCCTGGCGGTGGTGGACGAGGAGCCGGTGGAGGTGCGGGCCAAGGGCGTGCCGGTGTTGGGCCCCCACGCCGACCTGGTCAACGCCCGCCTGGAGTTCCCCGGCGGCTGCGTGGCCAACCTCACGGCCAGCCGCCTGGCCCTGAAGGACGAGCGCAAGATGCGCCTGTTCCAGCCCGACGCCTATCTTGCCCTGGACTTCGCCAAGCGCAAACTCCTGGTGGTTTCCGGGGTGGAATACCGCCCCGGCAAGATCCCCAAGGTCAAGGCCGAGAGGCCCCGCTTCCCCAAGAGCGATCCTTTGGAAAAAGAGCTCAGCGCCTTTTTGGACTCGGTAGCCAACCGGAGCGAACCCCGGGTGGATGGCCGGGCCGGACGCCGCGCTCTGGCCTGCGCCATGAGCGTGCGGGCCTGCGTGGAGCAGGGGCTCTGCCAATACCAGGACATCCTGGCCGCCTCGCCCAAGTGGGTGGAGGCTCTCTCTACCGAGGAAGATTAA